The following is a genomic window from Pyricularia oryzae 70-15 chromosome 5, whole genome shotgun sequence.
AGGGCGTGTGGGGCCCACTGTTGGCCGTTCCATATCTTTCTTCCCGGGGACGGATACTGACAGTAGGCACTGACGGTCTCGGTGGTGGCGGTCGATGTCACGGTGCCGCCAGCGCTGGTATGGTACTCAATCGTCTTGTTGATGAGCTTGTTGTCCCACCAGCGTTTGTTGGGACTTCGTTTCGGGTTTCCCGACCCGAATGGATACCCTTCAACCTGGCAGTCTATCAAGGCTCATCCGTCGAGGCTATCTGGGCTGGCGCCGGCCCTTCGGGTCGTTTGTAATGATAAAATGGGGCGTAAGGATGCTGGGCGTGAGCCAAAGCACGGTTGTATTGTGTTATTGCCGACATGCTTGTTTCAGAAGGGGATTCCAGTTGTGGTCAGGGGCGGGATTGTCAGCGTTGTTGTTTGCACGGTACGCTGGAGGGCCGTCGATGTTCGTGTGCTGCCGGCGCTGTTGGTCGTCGTGACCGTGGCAGtccagacgacggcaggtgaGGTTGTGTACGGCGGGAGGGTGAGGGTGGTCGTCCCAGAAACCTGGAATGGGGGCCAAATGATATTGCATGGCGTTGCGCACGTTACTGTAGGGCTGCCTTGGCTGTAGATTTCTGGCGCCACAAAGAGCTTGCCCCCGTAGTTGCAGGCGCCCTCTGGACATCCGGTACTGGGGTGGTTTTCTTGCAAATCAACGGCCCAGTCAATTGCGTCTGTAAAGTTCATGCCCAAGCATCGAGCTCTGCGTGCGGCCTTGGTCTGCTCCGAGGTCAGCAAGCAGGCCGTTGCATATTGGAGGCGCCTGTTTCTGTCTTAGCATGACTGCGCAGACAGTTGCCGTTGGGACATGCCGGATACACAAACTTGCTGGCTTTCCTACTTTCCCTACGCCCTTGTTAGCAGTCTTTCTCATTCCTTTGGAGCTGCGAGTCTCTTGACCATGTTCTTGATCCCCACCCCATCTGCATCTGCCATGATATTGCCGAGACCATCTTGAGCACAGGACCTTTCCTCATCACACGCTGTGCCACAGTTTCTAATGACCACGAGATGATTGTACCCGATATTGCAGCCCATCTGAGTTCTTGGCCATGAAGCCTTTACCCAGGTTATGCGTTTTACATGAGGCAGTTATAACTTGGGTGGTGGTATTGCATTTGGTGAGACAGTTTCTGACCGCTTCTGCGAGGGTTTGTTTTGCACAACGTTATGTAGAAGCGTAGTAGTGTGTATAGTGCTTGATGCTCTTGGTGTAGTATTCGTGTGCGTGATTCGCTTCGCCTTGTGAACGAGGCACAGCGGACGGTTATTTGTTTGTTATTCCCGTGCCGTGGCTTGCGAGCAGAGGGCAGCAGAGCATGCCGGGGGACGCAGGTGCCGTATCCAAGACGCTGGATAAGTTCCTAAGCAAAGGACTGCGGGCTGTTGAATTGTTTCCGCGCATATCCCTCGCGACGGCTGCTCGTCTGCCGGCGCCCCTCTCTGCGCCGGTTTGCCAGTGGGCCCAGGGGCTCTTTGTCGGCCTGCTGGCCCGGAGGCTTCAGCTGCTGGCCAAGTCAGGGGCACCAAGGTCTTGGACCGGCAGCCCCCTCACTCACGACTGGGTTCGGTGGTCCACGGTGCTTTGTGCAGCCTTGCTTTCCTATGTTGAGGACAGGCTCGGAGCTACAGCACGCTGATCCGTCCCACATCTGCGCCCGCGGCCGCGGCGTGCGTCCTGCTCGCGTGCCTCGTTCGCATCCCCCAACATTGCTTCGGGGGCATGCGCCGCTTCTCGACCACGTCCTGGGGCTTCCCGTGTTCCATCGTGTCGGCCGGCGCGCTAGGGGGCCCGACGTGGCCGATCTGGCGGCTTCGTACTTGCTGCTAGCCGCGGGCCGGATCGCGTGGGTGGCCAGGCGTGGCGACCGGCGGCTCCACCGCCGGGAGACGGGCAGATACCTCTCCGTCGTGGGTGGCGGGAAGCCTTGGATTGTGGATCGGGAGTTGGGGAGGTTGATGGGTGAGGACGACAGGTTCCTGCAGCTCGAGGTCGGGTATGTCGTGTCTTTCAGTTTCTTCTGTCATGTCCTGCCACTGGTGAGAAGGAAACACAAGTTCACTATGGACGAGATTTGACGCGAGAAGCGCATATCCAGATCGCTTTCACAATAGCACGTGGATCCTGGAGCGCCGAGACGGGCCAGAGGCCAATGCCGGCGCCTTTCGTCCATACCATCCCGTCTCTAGGTGCTACCTGGCCACCAGCTTCCGCACACATGTCGACCGCGGTCGCTCTGGGATCAGCAATGACACCGTGGCTCAGGTCATTGGGCGTGTTTCCGAGGCTGTTTGCACGCGTGGGGTCATTAGTGATGCGTCAGTGCTTGGTGTTGTGAAAGGTACGTCAAAGGGACACATGTTCTCTATTTGTCTGCTTCGCAGTCCTCTACCTCCCGGGGTGTCTTCTTCTGTTCCTTGCTGCCATCTGGGTTTCCTGGCCCTCCCCTTACTAACGCAGGTACTTCTGCTTTCTTGTACACAGGCCATGATCCCGTATGTGTGCAGTGGCGCTGGATTCCTCATGCGCTTGGACGGGGTTGGATATTGATCAAGGCGAGTATAGAACTGTATTGCAGGAGAAAGAGGTACGGGGTTGCGTTGGAGCTGCCTGAGCCAAAGTGGTTTTCTGCAGCAGACACTGCAAGGCACATAGTTCTGATTTGCTTCTTGTTTTCCCACTCGGCGAGACAGCTCTGCATACAGAGAGACCTGGTGCAATCAAGGGGGTTGGATGTACGGTGTTCGATGCTGCGAACCTGTGCGGTTGTCGTCTCAGCAATCATGACAGACCTGAACGGCGCAAGAGATACTATACTGGCGGTAGGCATGTCTGTGATTGGAATCTGGGAGACGATGCTGGAACTGGGATGTAGACCTCTTGCACTCCCTTCCTCACCCTAGCACCGAGCACGTCGTAAGTGTACCGATCCAAATGCTCCAGGTCCGGCACATTTCCTGGGACCGGTCGGGCTGGCGTGGTCTGGGCCTCCTCGGCTTGCCGGACGAGCCAGGCCAGGGCTTCGTGGTTGCAGGACTCGACGCGCGTGCGGAAGGGTGATAGCGCCGCTGATAGCTCTTGTCTCATCGGGGAGCGGTCCATGCTGTTGAGGGGTTGTATATGTTGGCGATTAGACGAGGGTGAGTTTTGACGAGGGGGGAGTTGTGGTCTGGAGTTGGTGGTGAATGGAAGAATGTACTAAAATGCCGTCTCAGGTCCCTAATAGCTATTTTATGTCTGTCAGATATTATAGTGTAAAGGTTGTCAAACTTGGTGGCAGCAATGCAGGCAGTGAGTTGTTCAAGTATAGATGCGCAGTGCGACGATGATCTACCCGGATAAATTATCTCGCTGTTACGTGCCAGAAACTTCCACTGCAGCCAGCGTTGTGTGCTAGAAACAGTGCGATAAGACTCAGCTTCATGCCGATCCGTAAGAAAAGGCAAGAAAAGAATGATCCAACAGTGTCAGAGTTGGTTAGCTACGGTTTCCTCACTGCTATTCCCATCTCAGGCTGGCACACGGAGTCTTTTCATGCACAATTTCTTTGCAGCCGACGTTGAAATCACCAATCCACAGCTGGTTGCCATTTATGCGGGCAAGTTTGACGCCCATTTGTAGAGTAGATAATGCTCTATTACTTGGGATCTGCGCTTTGTTGGCCGTGCCACTTTTGGGAGTTGACAATGATAAAGCGGCAGTTCAGACCTACAGTGAAAGGCCTTGATTACATAAGAATAAGGCAGCGAGCGACAAGAACCAGCTATCAAGCTTTATTAAGAGTTGGTTGAATCCCCTGAGCACATACACATAGCCCGCTGCTAGCCCACAGAGTCCCTGTCACTGGCGAATCCCCCTGATTTCTCCCTCCCATCCCGCCCCAAGCAGCCGCTTCTCTTCAAACGACGCCTTCTGGCCCATGAGGTCGTACTTGACACGCTTCTACCCGTACTTGTTTGTCAGGTCCATCCCATCCAGTCGACCATCTTCGACGTCCAACTTTACAAACATGGAGTCCCTTAGCACGGTCGAGGCGTATCCGAGAAGCTCAGGCACCCAGACGGCGGTCGTGTTGATGCTATCTACAGTCCGTGTGTCGGGGTCCACGCTTCCCGTCGTAGCTATGGTGTATGTTTGCTCGAGTTCTTCGGTGAGAGGTTGAAGTAAGATTGGATCCTGTTGTCTGCCAGGTACCGTTGGGGACCGGCTCTAGCGAGTGGCTCCAAGTACCTTCGTCGAGAAACTCGTTGGAAAACGTCATCTTGTTTGCAGTGCCGAGCTCCTCGGTCTCACTCCTTGCAACCTCGTGCCCAACATCCGCAGCATAGACTGCGCGCCCAGGGGAGAAAAACGCACAGAGAAGCACAAGCACGATGTGAAGCCATCCAAACGGCAAGGTGTAGATGGAAAGCGCGGCGCCGCCCACGGTTCGGCTGGCCAGAAGATGCCTCGGAGATCGGAGCCGCGCGCCCGTCTCGAGTCTCCAGCGACTGTGAGTGTCATCAGTTGCCCGACAACCATCGCGAACACGATTGGGAAAATGGCAGCGAGCTGTGTTGACCTTTCCATCAGCGTCAGTCTAGCACAATgatttgtgtgtgtgtgtgtgtgtgtgtgtgtgtgtgtgtgtgtgtgtgtgtgttatGACTGGTGGCGCGGAGACCCCTGGGAGCTCCTTCCCTTTTTGTCACTTACAACAGTTGTAGCTTCCATTACCGCGCCGTGGGGTCTGTGCTGGTGCCTTGGATCCGGATGACAGCAACGGCAAAAGCCAGAAAACAGAGCGGCCCCAAGATTCCCGTAACTTTGGCCGGCATTGTCAATGCGTTGATCTTCTGGCGCTGGAATCCCGTCCTGCGTCCGTTTGAACTTGCGTCTCCCAGCCGGGGTAATGCTCTCGCTGGGACGAGGCTCCGTTATCCCGCAAACCCGCCGGTGTCTCCGAGTTTCGCCGAGGAGAGGCTACATGAGATTCGTTGCTGGCAGATGATGCACTTGACGCTGTGGCTCTCGAGCCTCGAGCAGTGGGACCGCGCTGCCGGCAGGTTGACGAGGAGTTGGATCCGGCAGGCGTGGCCCGGCCCAGTTGTCGTCTGCAAGCCGAGGCCCTCTTGCGAGTGCGGGATCAGCTCTGGTTCGTGGGATCTGGGGGTTGGTTGTAGCTCGTGCGTCTGAAGCAGACGCTCGTGGGAGGTTTCGGGGCGGCATAGAAAGGCGATGGTCGTGGGGTCGAGGATAGGATGGGCAAAAAGGAAGTGATAATCTTTGCAGCAGATGGCGGCTGAGGTAGTGGTGGGAGAGACTTTGAGCCATGTTTGCTTGTCTCTTGGGTAGTTTCTCGTCTTTTCTATATCCAGTAGTTGCAGGGTTAGAATCAAGCTTCATGAGCAGGCAAAAACGCCTGGCCCCCCCGAAAAGATGGGCAGTGTTGCCTTGGTCAGGTGCGAACCGTACATATATCTACCAGTCAATTCAGAATATTGCTCCAACCTGCGACAAGCCTGGCTGATATCCAGCTGCGATCGCAATGGCCATGCAGGCGTGTTGACACAGAACACCGAAGAAAGACGTCTTGACTGCGTTCAGCCATTGCAGCCATGCAGTCCATCTGCATCAGCAGCCCGCTCTTCGCAGCCATTCATGGAAGACGGTTTGGCACTGAAATGACGTAGCCAGAGAGCGCAACCCAGCTCAGACGCCCGACTTGGGCCGAGTAAAATGGTGATGATATGcaacgagaagaaaaaaaaaggcagaatCACAGGATGAGGTTACTATAATGTAGTGGAAAGAAGAAATGCGTCCATCTAGCCAGCTCATGAGCCATTTCGTTTGAGATTCAACCGTTCGGGATTTGTATGGTTGGCCACGTCCCTAAACCTAGCAAAGCTGTCTGTACTGGGGCGGAGGTGTTCAAGATACTCAGCCACTGAAACTCCCTCGCAACACCGCACGAGTTCCAAAGCATTTGATGGGACCAAAGCTAGCAACAGGCAGTCATCGAGCAGTAGAAATGCATCTCTGCAACGTTGTCCAAGCCTGCGAGGCATTGCCCTGCTTGAAGTCTCCAAAGTGCCTGCTTCGTACCAATGATTGCCTACTCGTCCGAGACGGTATCCTAGTGACTGGGTCCATCGATACCCTCGGCACCAATCTACGTGACAACACGGTGTTGTAGCCAACCAAAGCTAGAGCTGTGCGACGGCTCGAGTCAAAGAACAGCGAGTGATATTCATCCATGGATCAAAATCTAGCCCAAGGTATTGCTGTTGTTCCCGTGCTCTGAAAGACCCCTAACGCCAATCGTTCAGTGTTTTACCAGTAACTAGCAGCAATGTGACAGACTCATGTTGGTCAGGTGTAGTACCCCCCTCTTTTACTCCTTAATCGTCCTTCTCTATTCCATGGCCATTCCCCTCCCTCCAACCATCTATCTGTGTAGCACGAAAAAAGTCGCCCCGGCTATTGCCATCTTAGTCCTCGAGGCTGTTGACGCAAGCCCACTCGCCCTTGAGGTTCTCCTTCCACAGCGTGACCTTGTTGTCGCCCGAGCTGACGGCCAGGACGTTGCCGCTCAGCGACCAGCTGACGCGCCAGACCGTGGTGTCAAACTCCTTGAGCACGCGCGACTGCCAGACGCCCGGGTTGGACGAGTCGCTGGTCCAGATGCGGACGGTGCGGTCCTGGGACGCGCTGGCGATGTAGCTCTTCTGCAGGACGGTGGGGCTCCAGTCGACGTCGAGGACCCAGTCGGTGTGGCCCGAGAGCACGCCGCCCTCCTCGCAGCGGTACTGGGCCGACGCGGCGTCCCACGACCAGATCTTGAGCGTGTTGTCGCTGCCGCCCGTGACGAAGCGGCGCTGGGCCGCCGGCGTGGCGTTGGTGCTGATGATGCTGCCGGGGGCCGTCGAGGGCGCCCACGAGACCGAGTTGACGCCCTGGCCGTGCGCGAGGAAAGTTTGGTGGTCAAACGAGTTGTCCTTGAACTCGAGCACCGAGACGTGGCCGTCCGAAGAGGCGCAGGCCAAGAGGCATCCCGACTCGTGCGGGGACCACGACACGATGTTGACCGAGGCCTTGTGGAGAGCAAAGTCAAAGATCTTCTGCCACGCGCCTCCCTGCTCGCGCCAGATGAACACCTTGCCGTCGTAGCCTGAAGAGGCGAGGATGTTGCCGTACTTGGGGTGGGCCCAGGCAACGCAC
Proteins encoded in this region:
- a CDS encoding protein transporter SEC13 yields the protein MIHDAVLDYYGRRLATCSSDRTIKIFEVEGETHRLTETLKGHEGAVWCVAWAHPKYGNILASSGYDGKVFIWREQGGAWQKIFDFALHKASVNIVSWSPHESGCLLACASSDGHVSVLEFKDNSFDHQTFLAHGQGVNSVSWAPSTAPGSIISTNATPAAQRRFVTGGSDNTLKIWSWDAASAQYRCEEGGVLSGHTDWVLDVDWSPTVLQKSYIASASQDRTVRIWTSDSSNPGVWQSRVLKEFDTTVWRVSWSLSGNVLAVSSGDNKVTLWKENLKGEWACVNSLED